The Malus domestica chromosome 08, GDT2T_hap1 genomic interval tCCACTCGAAAAACCACgtaacttctccaatatacgcttctgggtatcattggaggtaatgcatagatacttcacattttctgcacttttcgtttcaatgtggtatccatttagacgtatgtctttgaaactcaacaaatttcaagTAGATTGAGTAACATACAATGCattttgtatggacaatattgttccatttggtaacagaATCTGAGCTTTCCCTGAGCTTTCAATCACATTTGAAggtcctgatattgttgttacccctACTCTTGTAAGCATTAAgcttgagaaatactttcgatcacgaagtattgtatgtgtggttgcactgtctgcaagacaaatatctcCGTCATTTCTCATGTTCTGAGAATAACCACagtttttatccatgctttCTGAGTAAATGGAATCACAGTTAACAAACAATTTATAACAGGAAATTTACatgccacttttattgaatctgaaaaactagttttagacaacaagttcagcataataaaagtacattaaacataaacGATTTAGTCGGACAGATATACTTTATTCCCCCTTTCCATAATGAAGTCTGAAACATCTAGGTGAGTTGTGTCTAATTGCCCTGATAAATCAAACACTAgatcaggtatatccattggtttagcctggtcgAGAAAATTGGTCTCAACACCCTTCTCTTTGAGGGATACTTGATACAACTCCaccagatgttttggggtacgacaAGTTCGCACCCAatgcccattgccaccacacctattgCAGGCTCCTTCAGAGTTCCTGTGAGCATTGGTCATGTGAGCTTTGCCTTTGTGATGATTGACATTTTTGAAGCTCGGCCCAGAATTATGCCTcggaacctggttgtgaaactgacCACCATGGTTCTTGTTGGAGcaattatgtttttatttaaatgttttaaatatttatattttagtttattacaaacattaaatttaaaacataatttgttATCATCCTTTGATTGTAGACAGTTTTGCATCCCATAAATCCCCATAAATATCCTTGATTTTGTACGGTTTCACACCCTCCAACGTGCATCCCATAAACATCCATGATTTCTTACGGTTTCAAACCCTCCAATGTctatttctttatatatatatagattataTATAGGTTAGAAAAAGTGCAGAACAAAGACGAAGTAAGAAAAGTTTTATATATATTGATTTATAAAAAGCAACATATTGGTAAGGTGTAAGTTCGAAGGTTCTTCCGATGTGCAAGGAAGAATCTTATCAGAAGAATGTTATGGGCTGTTTTATCCTGGGGACTACGTGGTGTTTGTGAACTGCTTGCACACTTTGGGCAGAGCCGCGAAACGTCTTAAAGAGAGCTACTTAGTCCGCGACTCATCCCAAGAATCATTCACCACTCCAGGCTTTTACATTTTTTCGGGTAACTTCGTTCCTTTCTATTTTCAGTTTACAACAATTTTAAGACGACTATTCAATTTGCCATGcattagaaagaaaagaaaatcatattTTCTTCATTGTTTGTTTAAGAGTGTTGCTGCATgtgttaggttttttttttacaagtcATATGTTTCTCTCATGCGCTGCATGCATTAGAATGGGCTTTGGTTTTGGCTGCTGCTGCATATATTCGAATTAACatgcttttgggttttggtttttgctGCCGTATGCATTGATATTTGTATTATACTTTCTATCGCTGCATGAAATATCATTGGAGCTCAAAAGTATGTTAGCATCTCCAAGTGCACAAAGAGCTACTTTCATTTCAGAAAAATCAGTAGTTTTATTGCTTAGTGTTTTTAAAGAGagagtttatttaatttttaatcacTGATTTTTCATGTTCTTTAATTTGATAACaatttatgttttatatttaatttgatatcaattatgaaaatgTGCCTTGTGATTTTTGTAATCAGTTGATTCTTTTAATCTTCGAAATAGTGGGGGTTCTAATTCTTCGAAAAATTATGAACCTACTGTCAGATACCTCTTTATGGGAGAAGAAGCAGGATGGTTGAGAAACCTACTGTTAGATACGTACCCCTTTATGGGAGAAAAAGCGAGATGGTTGAAAAACCTACTGTCAGATACCCCTTTATGGGAGAAAACGATTCCAGTCATATACGATCTGAAGAAAATTTAGTTGATCCTTTCACGAAAGGACTAACATGAGAAAAAGTTTGGAAAAATCCTTTGACGAAAGGACTAACATGAGAAAAGGTTTGGAAAACCTCGAAAGTGATGGGACTAAAGCCCGTAGAAAATTGAGTCATTTGTGATAGCAACCCAACCTATAGACTGGAGATCCCAAGAAATAGGTTCAAAGGGTAATAACAAGTCACAAGTGATATGAGTGAAGTCTTGCTAATTTTAATTTGGAATATTATTCCATGTCCATCCCTAAGAAGCATGACATCCTGAAGCGTTTTTAGGTTGAGATTTTTTCTCTTAGTAAGGTCTATACTCTATGTTGAGTGGGATATCTAGCTACAGGAATATCCTTGATAGTCTTACCTATGTGAATGTGGAAGTGAGGTTGCTTCCTATGAAATCTTGGGCAAGTTTCTAGAGCGTTCACTATACTGGGATACAAGCACATGGCCGTAATGTGCTGGCTTTTTGAACTTCACCTTAATAAAGTTATGTGTGTGGTGTTGTCAGAGATAGAGTTCAAAACTATAAGTTACTCTAGTATAATCTGGATCACTAACACTATGTACAGGTTCAAGTTGAGAAACACCTTTACTTATGCATAGCTTTATGATATGTTGcttgatatatattttttaaataaaaacaagtgggggattgttggagcaattatgtttttatttaaatgttttaaatatttatattttagtttattacaaacattaaatttaaaacataatttgttATCATCCTTTGATTGTAGACAGTTTTGCATCCCATAAATCCCCATAAATATCCTTGATTTTGTACGGTTTCACACCCTCCAACGTGCATCCCATAAACATCCATGATTTCTTACGGTTTCAAACCCTCCAATGTctatttctttatatatatatagattataTATAGGTTAGAAAAAGTGCAGAACAAAGACGAAGTAAGAAAAGTTTTATATATATTGATTTATAAAAAGCAACATATTGGTAAGGTGTAAGTTCAAAGGTTCTTCCGATGTGCAAGGAAGAATCTTATCAGAAGAATGTTATGGGCTGTTTTATCCTGGGGACTACGTGGTGTTTGTGAACTGCTTGCACACTTTGGGCAGAGCCGCGAAACGTCTTAAAGAGAGCGACTTAGTCCGCGACTCATCCCAAGAATCATTCACCACTCAAGGCTTTTACATTTTTTCGGGTAACTTCGTTCCTTTCTATTTTCAGTTTACAACAGTTCTTGCCTTTCCTATTCCATCGACCTCGTttgtggccacgtcctcgtTTATGATAATCACCACCAGAGGATGTGGCGTTTACTTCGAGGGAAGcagcattcacttctgggaatggtgcagatccagtaggtcgggaattatggtttttcatcaggagctcattattctgttcagctaccaggagcacagatatcagctggttgtattcaaTGTAGCCTCGCGCTCTATACTGCTGCTGCAGGAGCACATTATTGGCATGAAATGTGCTGTAAGTCTTTTCCAGCAACATTTCCTCAGTAATGGTATccccacaaagcttcatctgagaggtaatcATGAACAACGCAGAATTGTATTCTGCCACTGATTTGAAATCATGGATTCTTAGGTGAGACCACTTATAGCGAgctcttggaagaatcaccgttgtctggtgattgtatctgcttCTCAAGGCCTCCCAAAGAGAtaacggatcttcaaccgttaagtattcactctttagtgcctcatcaagatggcggcgaataaagatcatggccttcgcccgatcttgagaggatgagtTGCTTTCTTCcctgatggtatctccaagattccctgcttctagatggatcttggtatccagtacccaggtaaggtaattcttcccggtaatgtccagggcagcatattcaagctttgccaagttcgccattttcttttttgaaagaaaatgagatgtgtaagaacttgcaatcaTATGTATTCCTGGAGGAATATaatgttagaacttctggttcttacaaatttttcattttgatcttcaggccaaaatgataagcactcgaaacttcTGGCTCGAGATTTTCCAGATGAATGAGgagggcgattgtaccgcaccactCTCATAACATAGAATGGGTGATTATTCCACACCACTCAAGTAACAGAAAATTGAAATATGCAGAGCaaggtgggcgattataccgcaccacctaaaattgcaatgaaattaaacagCAGGTGAATTTAAATTTGCAGAGCaaggtgggcgattataccgctccacctgaaaaatttgcagtaaaagtagatctgcagtccaagatagacaatgataccgcaccatcttggattgcagtaagatgaaatttgcagttcaagatgggcgattgtaccgcaccatcttggattgcagtaaaaTAAATACTGGGTTAGTAATCAATATCCAAACCAAACAAGTAATCAAAGATGTATGTAACCGCTAGTTGGAGAACTACAAGCAGGCATGGAGCAAATAGTTCGTCGCGAGGGTATACCGCGCAGttgaggcagaggaagaagatgaacaagaaaaaccttagaggaaactttttttttttcgttcggcggagagaaatgagagaatgatttcctttttgtttagtgAATGTAAATGAGACATGATTATATTTAGagactcgtgctgataacgtgttataaatatgtcaaagttagagagataacctttatagTGAGTGGAACGAAGCAGAAGTAAAATATCACattgtaattaaaacacaaggaGTTGATAAATTAAGGAGGGAGGAATGGATGATATTATTGATCTGTTTGTTTTCTATCTGTTTTTCCGTATCCTTTGATTGCATtcgagtgctctatttatagggCAACTCAAACAACCGTATTAATTGCATATGGAAATTTACAGCATGCAACCTTTGACAAACATGATCTCCTGCATCCAAATTCACTTTCCAATTTGCATGGTCATTGAAAACTTCTACAAATATTTTCAGTTTCTACGTGGGCATTCAATACCCACTAgtattttcaacaaaaaataatttgtaaGGGAGTTTGCAAATAATTATAGAGAGGAGAGAGACGGACATTGACAATCGAaccaatatatattatataattatatttgatttggttttgtaTTATTGAACATACTGTGTTGTAGTCCCGATTTCCATATCGAAATTTCGGGTATTATTCAGTTTCCATTACCGAATAATTCAGGATTTtcaggttttgttttttttgagtTTGGTTCAGATTTTTCGAATCGGATTTCTTTCCTACCCTACAAATAAAGTTAGAAATATCACATTACTTATATATAGCAAAGTGATGTAAGCAGTACACATCATTGCTATGCAAATTTTTAGTTTGATATTAAAATCTCTCTCAGTTTTTTTcaatcaataattaaaaaaaaaaaaaactaatcaaAAAGTTAGCTTTTCGATAATAATCGTAgatggactttttttttttttttggttgtccTGTTTGTGTACTAGCGAATGGGTGGGTTCTTTtcaaacaaatttaaaattaaaaaaaatatatacgaAGGCAACAGGTCCAAAAGAGAGCCTAATTGGAAATGTAATAAACACATACCATTTATTGCTTAGGGAAGGTCAATATACTCTGCGCAATATCCCTATTCCTCAAACACACATTATTGCTAGGTTTTGTATCTTACATTGTCCAatgtttttattgattttacgATTACATAGATATATAACAACGAAAACCTCTTATTCATATCACACACATAATATTctatgttttcttcttttatccATAGAATTCAGAAGATAAGCGAGGTTTGATGAGAATATTGAGTGGAGTTGCCTTAACGTTGGTCAGTCCAAAACTCTCCGTCATATCAATTGGTGCACTCGACGGGTTTGAGATTTCAAATGCATGTAGAAAACTAGCCAACGTATATTGCACCAATTGAAGGCCAAATGCCATACCAGGGCATGATCTTCTACCACTTCCAAAAGGAATAAACTGAAAATGCTGACCCTTCAGATCAACATCCTTGTGCGTGGTTAGAAATCTCTCTGGCTTGAACTCTAATGGCTCGGACCAATTTTTTGGGTCAACTTGGATCTTCCAGAGGTTTGGGATAAATCGGGTGCCCTTTCGGATATGGTAGCCAGCAATGGTGCAATCTTCCTCGAATACACGCGGCCCTGATAATGGTCCTGCTGGGTACAAACGTAACGTCTCCTTTACAATAGCTTGGATGTAGACCAAGTTGCTCAAATCTTCCTCACTCACAACTCTTTGTCCGCCTATTTTGGTGTCCAGTTCGTTTAGGGCTTTTTTCATAGCGTGAGGGTGGTTCAGCAATAACGATATTGCCCACGTCATTGTCACCATGGTGGTATCGTTACCTCCTGCAATAACAGTCtgccaaaaaaaatatttgcttGATTGATTAGGGGATATCTATATTTAACATCTATACATTCTTTAGGTGACGAAAATAAAGAGACTATTTTTATAAATCACATCTTGTAAAATCAAAGAATGTGGCGGTTAATAGTTGGATTCTATTTTTAAAGGTTTAAAGAAAGAATCTAACGATCAACCGTCATATCATGTGGTCTACAGAGACAGTCTAAAAAGATAATCTATCTACCATCACCTATTGGTGAGCACTCAAATATGTTGCATGAGTCATACATAAAATTGGAAATcatatgttttcaaaaaaaattcttgtcttatgttttcattttctttttataaaccATGCATTTAGGTTAATTAAGTATTGacactaaaaataaaatcttgatGTGTTGAGTGTCTTAACTCCAGCCTTTTATGGTTAATTATTCGCCTGCAAATTAATGAATTATATGTACGTACCAAGCTTGTGGCTTTGACGATCGTATCAGCATCAAAACCGCCAAGGTCTGCACCATCAAGCACAGAAAGCATCGCATCCATGAAGTCCTGTTCTCCTTTTGCATCACCTTTTGCTCTCCTCTGCTTATGCTCTTCAAGCCACTCTGCAGCAATTGCGTGCATTTCCGTTGCACTTTTCTTCATCGCCTTCTCATATCCACCCCAATCGAACCACCGCAGATAAGGAACTGCATCACCCACCAAAAACATGCCCATATAATCAAATAACTCCTTCAATGCAGTCTGAACCTTAAGCGCTTCTTTCTTCTCATCCCCAGTGGCAGCCACGGAGTACCGCTTTCCGACCACCATTTTAAGAATCACGTTCAGCATCATGTCCCCAAGCCATGGCTTCAGGTCTACAACCACTCCATCTTTCGAGCTCTCCTTCTTTGTACTCCAAAGTTCGTATAAATCTTTCAAGAAAGCAGTCACTTCATATGCTCGAATGTGCTTGAGCAGCTCAACCTTCCGGACTGAGAGCAACTCCAAGGAGACTAGCTTGCGAATTTCTCGCCAATAGGGTCCAGATGGTCCGAACCCAAACATGGCGTAGTCGTAGCTAACGTGGTCTACAACCACCATCTTTGGGCGGGAGAGTGAGCTCACGTCTTTGGTTGTGTAGCATTCTTTTGCGATCTCACTGCTGCTTATCACCAAAGCCGGATGGACGCCAAGGCGGATAGTAAAAATGGGTCCGTACTTGTCCGCCATGGCTCCCAAAGTTCTGTGAGGAGGTATGGAGTCTCCAAACAAAGGAAGGTGACCAAATATAGGCCATCCACCCTTGGCTTCAGGTGGTGATAATTTGCCCTTGTGATTTGCAGCTCTCCATCTTCGTGATAAGTAATAGAACACGATGATTACTGTGAACAAGCCAGCAGTGATAGAGTTTGCATATGGGAGAGAATCCATTTTTGCAACTCAATCATTAGAAAGCTAGAGGCAAAATGATTTTTATTGAACTGGGTAAAGGCTTAAGTTGATTTGCCTTGTCATACACACACGTATATATAGGAGTATGGGCTTTAGTACGagatatttttcagtgtgatccaAACACAGGGTGTTACAccatatgtcattatataaatagtgaaatatgtgtgttaaaaagttaataacttaaaaaataaaattttgcacCATTTATATAGAAACATGTGGTGTACTATCCGTATTccggtcacaatgaaaaatttctcgtttCGTACATATGGTTGTTTTGAAATAGATAACTCTTTATCTTCGAGGCATGTTGAGgggagaaatgaaaaaaaatatgactaACTAAAAGGTAAAAGATAGATTgtcgttgtttttttttttttgaacaaaagataTTATCTAAATTAAAGAGGTGGAGAAGTGGGCTAAGCTTCACAATAGgttaataataatgtggttcaaattttccTTTGACAATAATCAAACATAGAAACCCACATAGAATTAATTGTGTACATCAAACATGCAATAGGAATATTTTAAGCATtcgaaaaatgtaaaatatgtaaagTATAATTGatgaatttgcttatgtggaTCTTAGTTATTAAGAGAAAAAATTATGTTGGGTTCTACGTAGAACATAGTGCTGggcatttgaaaaaaaaccaactaAATTGCTCGAATTGCACCCGCGGcttggtttggttttgtttttttttgtttttttaattttcaatggCTAAACCAAACCGCACCGATCTTAATCGGTTTGGCAATTGGTTCCCAAAATTCTTATGGTGCGGTTAACCAAACTGACCcgcatatatttaattttattttttaatcataattaatacgtgtaataatataattggttAGTTATTTATGAGTTACCATATTTCCACCACATGAAAACAAAACTTGGTTAGTTTAAGAGTCTCTTTAGAGAAGAACAAGGGGACCATTTAGAGAAGGCAGCAACTGCTACTTTGGTGCTCCTCTAGGGCTGCTTCATTTGTGCTTTTTTTTGAGCAATTACTCATATTGATGCTTCGTTATGTAGCTTTTGGAAGACTTTCTCGCTTGTTAATGACGTGATTGATTACTTTTCAAAACTATACtctctttaattttttgaaaaaaaaaaacaatattttctacactaaaaccatctccaacccttgggctaaaacctaaaatttttagcccagaaacagtttttctgctccaacccttctagtCTACAATTTTAGCcctagattattaaagaatgaatttaggctaattttttttaaattaacttaaaaaaaattatgtagactatcctaaattaattttatgaacattttaacctaaaaatatttaaagttcgataaattttgaaaaatcactaaatcaatacatgacACTCATGAAACATTACTGAAGAATATGAAAGTcatgatagagatgtataaaCTCAAAATACATGAAACACACAAGACACACAAAACTCATATAAAGCACATACAAAGGacatgatagagatgtataaCACACTAAACATGTGAAACACATGACACACACAAAATACATACCAAAatacatacaaaacacatgatagagtttttgggtgaatttgagttaaataatttttttttaattattttagccattggatttaaatttcaaccgttagatcttttttttacgattcgatttgattacattcaatCTCAGCCGTtagattcaatgtattttaaaattacattttttaataaaacaaaatttgaatttggaccgttggatcaaccaacggtccAAATATATCAGCAGTTGGATGAACAAAAGAGTCGTTGGGCTCCTGATTGTCACGCCCCAATCCTAACATACGTCCAAGATCGACACACTACGTCACCAAATACTCGTATATCTAACGTACCTTGCCTCATGGATATGAATAAACCACCACTCAAGGTCCAAATTGCGTAGTAATTTCCATATattttatggttgcatctaaccttctcGTTAGACTACCTAAGTACCCTCAACAggaatcaagccattcgtagttcgtcaCTCACTACCCATCTACATTTACCATAGTACATTCAAGCCGAAAGATATAACATTCCTCAATCAATCATTAGAACTTGACAAGTATGGAAGTACTAGATTCAAGGCTACATAACAATCCAATATGACAATCAAGGTTTCCATTCCACCCATCATATAAGTCACTATGTTTTCAACATAATATTACAATCCAGTCATGTAACATATCAAGGATCAACCAAGCACAATATTTCTCTAGTCACATTCATTAACTAATCTAATCGTATTAATAGCAACTATATCCAACGTCATTCCACAATCccgtcaattaatcaattcatgaatcaaagatgcacGATTTTAACCTTTAACTATATTAATCAACCAATGAGATAACATACCATTTCACCAATTCAATTAGAGAGCTTTGTATAATTCTCTACTTAGGTTATGAGTAATAACATGGTATATAAATTCACAAGGTCTATTGTGGGTAATTCccattcactcgaatctagggttctagactaaTCTTATGGGAATGAGCGAAAGcaaggattccggaccactcaacagaatccaacAACATAGGGTTATGAACCCCTCAACAGAAACAAAATATCAAGTATAGAATCatgctttatgaaatcataatcaagtcTCTGAAAACTGCGAAGGAGTCACCTAGACATCCAACGGCTTCTCTAATTCAAACCCCAAGATTCCCAAAAACCATTGTTCATATGTACATTAAAAACTAGGCTAAAGGGACgcagttcggccgaagcctacatcttGGAAGCTATCTCAATCCAACTCAATGAAACCCGAGGTGGATATGAtcccggaccatcactcaacggaatcgcggagtagaaAGTATTCCGAaccatctctcaacggaatttgagtggatacgattccggaccatcactcaatggaatcgcgGAGGGCCAACAACCATATATACAACGGctcaaagaaataagacaaGCACAAGttacttaatttacaaaagATCAACCAAGGGAAATAAGGCAcaaatactaaatttagaacGAATCAACAAAGTGGAAGATGAAACCATATCGAAACAACGAATCCCCATCACCACGGGTTAACGGTCTACCACTAgtcctcacatttcatcacaacatGTCAATCAAACCAATCAAACCATATTTCAATATATACATGTCAAATCTCATTTCATAAACTTAAATCATTGGCTAAACAttgaaaataacaattcaatagaaaacatatttataagACTAAGTAATATCCACATAGGATAACAATTACGAAAACAGGGTAatcaccaatatcacatatattaaagtcactcacctgaggtccacACTAACGCACTCTAGcatgaaattcaaggcatcaagcTCTATCACTGCCAAAAACAAAGCACAAGTCCACATTTAGATTTCTCTCAATAAATTCACATACCTAAAACTCTCATTAGTCTCCCACAACGACATTTAATGAGAATCAAACCGTCAATCAAAGGTATGGTCCATGATCTTACATCACTTGCTCCGTAAGATCCAACCACTAGATTTTCACTAGTAAGTTCCTAAGGTCCAACAACTGATAATTGGGATGATCATAAAATTGTACGACGATCCAACGATCGGATTGTCGTGAATCGTGCAAACAAGTGGTGGTCCAATTTGATCACCACacaaaacaattgaatttcgggAAACTGAGCTAGACATAGGTTCATATGGTCACTAGAAGGTATTTGGTATTTAGACAACACTTGTGGACGGTCCCATGCACAGCTACACACGATGCTAGTCATGGtgaagggtttgaaaacccaaattttcaaCATTAACTAGATGAGCTCAAATTTACGTGGTAACTAGAGCTCAACAAGGGAAACATTAATCACAACTAGACCAATGACAAATTCAAACCGGAAACCATCCAAATTCATCGGGGAAAACCGAGTTTCTAGGGTTCTAACACCCAACTCTAAAATGAATACGAAAGCACAAACCAAGCATACcaacttgaagattatgaagagtagatgaagtttcatacctcactcGAAGGAAATGATTGCCGGAATCACCGGAAAAATGATAAAACCGTCGGAAAACCCACGGAAATTTGCTGCCTCGAATTGGAAAAATAgataagaaaatggaaaatttaACACTACAAAGATGTAGGGCTCGTCAAGAGCTTttcatggacaccaagatcacccaaaacggagCTCGGATAAAGGAGATACAAGCGGGTCAAGGGGTTAAAGGGTTGAAAACGCCCCAAAAACGGGTCAAAACCAGACCCCTCCTTCCTTTTTC includes:
- the LOC103442020 gene encoding strychnine-10-hydroxylase-like, which gives rise to MDSLPYANSITAGLFTVIIVFYYLSRRWRAANHKGKLSPPEAKGGWPIFGHLPLFGDSIPPHRTLGAMADKYGPIFTIRLGVHPALVISSSEIAKECYTTKDVSSLSRPKMVVVDHVSYDYAMFGFGPSGPYWREIRKLVSLELLSVRKVELLKHIRAYEVTAFLKDLYELWSTKKESSKDGVVVDLKPWLGDMMLNVILKMVVGKRYSVAATGDEKKEALKVQTALKELFDYMGMFLVGDAVPYLRWFDWGGYEKAMKKSATEMHAIAAEWLEEHKQRRAKGDAKGEQDFMDAMLSVLDGADLGGFDADTIVKATSLTVIAGGNDTTMVTMTWAISLLLNHPHAMKKALNELDTKIGGQRVVSEEDLSNLVYIQAIVKETLRLYPAGPLSGPRVFEEDCTIAGYHIRKGTRFIPNLWKIQVDPKNWSEPLEFKPERFLTTHKDVDLKGQHFQFIPFGSGRRSCPGMAFGLQLVQYTLASFLHAFEISNPSSAPIDMTESFGLTNVKATPLNILIKPRLSSEFYG